Proteins encoded in a region of the Paenibacillus sp. W2I17 genome:
- a CDS encoding aspartyl-phosphate phosphatase Spo0E family protein, whose product MSRLLDLLEEERRKLNQLGEASLKQAIPLWDNPEVQEQSRRVDELVARVSEMKARHDRVIR is encoded by the coding sequence ATGAGCCGGTTGCTTGACTTATTGGAAGAGGAACGGCGCAAGCTTAATCAGCTTGGAGAGGCATCCTTGAAGCAAGCGATTCCGTTGTGGGACAATCCTGAGGTTCAGGAACAGAGCAGAAGGGTGGACGAACTGGTGGCACGAGTTAGTGAAATGAAGGCGAGACATGACCGAGTGATACGATGA